The DNA sequence TCCTTTTAAATAAGCTTTTCTATCGATCTCAGGCATGCGTTCAATCGCATATCTTAAAGTAGTTCTGGGTAGTTGTACATAGTTTTCTCTTAAGAAGGCTGTGCAAATGTTTAAGTCTTTTTTATAAACTTCTCTTAACATCCAGCCAACCGCTTTATGTATTAAATCTTCTTTGTCTTTTAGTAGTATTTTGCTGATAGACAAAGTAAGTTTAAATTGATTTTGTCTAATAAAAGCAAACGTAGCGACAATAGCAATCCGTCTTTTCCATAAATCATCTGAGTTAGCCCATTTAAAAAGAAGTGCAGTTTTTGTTGAGTGATTAAGCAAGTAATCGCCAATAATAGCAGGCACAGTAGTGTCAACCAAATCCCAATTATTAACAGAGCTAATATTTTCTAAATAATAGTTAAAAACGATTTCTTGATTATTTGTTTGATACAGATTCATTAATATAATCAGTGCGCAAAAACGTACTTCATGAATAGGGTGAATGATCAATTGATCAATTTCACTAAATTCAATTCGCTTGAAATGTTGTTTTGCAATAAGGCGAATTTGCGGAACTCGAACACCTATAAATTGGTCATGCTCTGAATACTGCCCAGGACCTGTTTTAAAAAATCTTTCATTGATTTTCTTACGTTCCAGGTTCGCGAAAGATTGAAGTTGTACTATTACTTCTTTGGCACTCATCGACTATACTATCATTTTTTGAATTAATAATTTAATCATACATGCAAACAGCTTATTTTGCCGGCGGATGTTTTTGGTGTGTTGAAGCCGTCTTTCAACGAATTCAAGGTGTGTTAAGTGTTGAGTCTGGATATTGTAACGGCTTAACCCAAAACCCAACCTATGCAGATATATGTACTGGGTCATCGGGACATGCTGAAGTGGTCAAAATTAATTTTGATGAATCTCGAGTAAACTTTGAGCAATTACTTGTTGTCTTTTTTGCAACGCACAACGCGACTACACTAAATCAACAGGGTAATGACAGAGGTACGCAATATCGCTCTGGCGTTTTCTACACTAATGATGCACACAAAAATCTAGCCAATGCTTACATCCAAACCCTGGGTGATAATATTGTGACTGAAGTCAGTGCGCTGGATGTATTTTATCCAGCAGAAGCATATCATCAAAACTACTTTAATAACAACTCTAATCAGCCTTATTGCCAATTATTAATTGCACCAAAGCTTGACAAATACTTTAATCAAAATACGAAAGAAGATAATAATGAATGACCAGGAGCTGCTTAGGTATTCTCGTCAAATTATGCTGCCACAGGTTGGCATTGAAGGTCAGCAGTGTTTGTTAGATTCTACCATGTTGTTAATCGGCTTAGGTGGGTTGGGCTCGCCAAGCGCTCTTTATTTGGCAGCAGCAGGTGTGGGGCATATCATTATTGCAGATTTTGACAAGGTTGAATTGTCAAATCTTCAGCGCCAAGTTGTTCACCATACTCAAGATATCGACGAATACAAAGTAGACTCCGCACAAAATAAAATGCTGGCCATTAATCCGAATATTAAAGTAACCACACTTAAAGATCTGAGCGAAGACAACCTTAAGACTTGGGTGAGCAAAGCAGATGTCGTCTTAGATGGTACGGATAATTTCGAGACACGTTTTAAGATAAACGCAGCTTGTGTGCAAGAGAAAGTAGCCTTAGTATCTGCTGCTGTTGTTCGCTTTGAAGGTCAGTTGTCAGTATTTAAAGGCCATGAGTCAGACCAGCCGTGTTATCAGTGCTTATATCCTAAGGAGGGTGAGAATAATGAAAATTGCTCAGAAAATGGCATCCTTGCACCAGTTGCAGGTGTTATGGGGACATTGCAAGCACTACAAGCTATTAAGGTTGTTTTAAATCTAGGTGATCAGCTGATTGGAAAGCTGATGATAATGGATGCTCTAAATCTTGATTTTAGAACGGTTAAGATTAGCAAAGATACTC is a window from the Candidatus Thioglobus sp. genome containing:
- a CDS encoding DNA alkylation repair protein, producing the protein MSAKEVIVQLQSFANLERKKINERFFKTGPGQYSEHDQFIGVRVPQIRLIAKQHFKRIEFSEIDQLIIHPIHEVRFCALIILMNLYQTNNQEIVFNYYLENISSVNNWDLVDTTVPAIIGDYLLNHSTKTALLFKWANSDDLWKRRIAIVATFAFIRQNQFKLTLSISKILLKDKEDLIHKAVGWMLREVYKKDLNICTAFLRENYVQLPRTTLRYAIERMPEIDRKAYLKGTF
- the msrA gene encoding peptide-methionine (S)-S-oxide reductase MsrA — protein: MQTAYFAGGCFWCVEAVFQRIQGVLSVESGYCNGLTQNPTYADICTGSSGHAEVVKINFDESRVNFEQLLVVFFATHNATTLNQQGNDRGTQYRSGVFYTNDAHKNLANAYIQTLGDNIVTEVSALDVFYPAEAYHQNYFNNNSNQPYCQLLIAPKLDKYFNQNTKEDNNE
- the moeB gene encoding molybdopterin-synthase adenylyltransferase MoeB produces the protein MNDQELLRYSRQIMLPQVGIEGQQCLLDSTMLLIGLGGLGSPSALYLAAAGVGHIIIADFDKVELSNLQRQVVHHTQDIDEYKVDSAQNKMLAINPNIKVTTLKDLSEDNLKTWVSKADVVLDGTDNFETRFKINAACVQEKVALVSAAVVRFEGQLSVFKGHESDQPCYQCLYPKEGENNENCSENGILAPVAGVMGTLQALQAIKVVLNLGDQLIGKLMIMDALNLDFRTVKISKDTHCSVCNAL